CCGCTGAACGTCGTCCTCCGTCCTTTCGGCGCCGCCCGCTCGAGGTCGCGGAACATCGGGTAGTCGTAGGCCGCGTCGCAGTCCCCGGCCGCGCCGCAGTTGTAATACATCACTTGCGGGCCCGGACTGGCGAAGTTGACCAGCCGTTCGGGATGGGCAACCGGCAGCGGCGCGAGCAGGATCTCGTTGAACAGCGAGTAGATCCCGGCGTTCGCGCCGATCCCCAGCCCGAGCGACAGGATGGCGACGATCGTCACGAAGGGAGTCCTGAACAGCGTGCGGAAGGGGAGCTCGAGACGGCGTATGGCGGAATGCATTGCCGAACGGGTTGAGGAACGGGGCTGAAGGCGGCGGGTGCCGGATCGAGCAGCGGCGTCGGTCGAACGTCATCGGTCGGTGAGACACTCTAGCTGGCTCGAAGGTTTGAGCTTGGCCGAGAGCGGGGTGTGGAATCGGGGGTTGTCCTTACTAGGAGACGATTGTAGGATATAACAGACAAACGTCTATTACGACAGACATGCGCCCACCCCGCCGCTCCCAGAACGCGGTCCAGACGCTGCTCAACACCATCCTCGGTACCGAGGCGAACGTGCGTCTCCTCCGCGTCCTGTCCCGCACCGACACACCGATGACTGCTGGCGAGCTCGCGCGCCGAGCACTGCTCGGTCGGACGTCGGTGTACCCGGCGCTCGAAGCGTTGGAGAGCACCGGCATCGTCGAATTCATTGGCGCCGGCGCGCGTCGGCAACTCCGCTTCCGCTCCGCGCATCCCCTCGGCGGCGCGCTGGTCGAATTGTTCAACGCCGAGGCGCAGCGAGTGGCGGCGATGGTCGGAGCGCTCCGCGTATCGTTCGCGGCCGTCTCGCCGCGTCCCTCGGCGGCGTGGCTCGAGGGGTTGAACGATGAGCGCGGCGGCGAGGAGTCGCTGAGCCTATGGGTCGTCGCTGATTCGAGGTCGCTGACGCGGCTCACCGATGCGCTCACGGACCGAATCAGCGACATCGAGCGCCGATTCGGCGTACAGATCGCGGTGAGCGGTCTCACTCGCACCGAAATCGAGCGACGGGCGAGTGCCGAACCTGACCGATTTGCGCAGGTTGTGCCTCTCGACGGCGTCCCGCCAATGGCGTTCGTTACGCCCGCGGGCAGACGTTCCTCATCAGAATCGTTAGGCTCACATGGCGAGCATGACACGCGCGCACGTCGCCTCGCGATCGCCGTCGCGGCGAAGCTCAAACGTGATCCAATGCTCGTGCAGCGTGCGCGTGCGCGCATCGCCGAGCGAGAGAAGCATGCGTCGTCTGGCGAACGCCGCGCGCTGCGCGAATGGCTGAGAATGCTGGACACGGCGTCGCCCGGGAAGCTCGAGCGGATTCTCACCGACCGAAGCGAACGCGCCACGCGACTTCGCCAGACGCTTCTCGCGCTCGACTTGCTCACGCCGTCCGAGCGCAAGGCCGTTCTCGCGAGCGAGACGGATGAGGAAGCACGTGCGGTGGTCGCGAGGACCAAGCGCCGGTGACGCGCGAAGAGTTGGAGCACGCGATCCGCGCCGCATGCGACGTCACGCGGGACAACGCCGTGTAGGTGTTCGCCGAGAGTTTCCGTCCGGCGGCGTTGGCCGCCATCGATGCTTCCGCTTCGAGCTCTTCAACGATCTCGCTGACCTCGACACGTTCCCGATGTTGCACGCCTGCATCCACCCGAACCTCAGCGAGCGATTGGGTGATGAGGTCCTGTAAGCCGCCGAGGCCGCGGCCGAGGACGGCACCGGTGCTGCCTCCGAGTCCAAGCTGGCCTTGCTTCAGGACCCCGTACGCGAGCATCGCCGTGTGTACCTTGTTGCGCAGCTCATGTGCGAGGTAGCCGAGTCGCTCCGTTGCATCCCGATCACGCGAGCGTTCACGGAGGCGCTGGTATTCCGTCACGGCACCGGCGATGGCGTCGTCGAGCACTTGTTCAGAACACGAAAATCGTCAGTCGAGATGGGCGCGCCCTGGCCAAGAGCCACGCCCGTGATCGCTTGACAGACGTCGCCATAATCGTGGACGACTTGGGCGATCGAGAAACCCATCCTCAACAGGTCGCCACCGTGCTTCGTCGCGCCGGGAGCGAACGCAGCATCTTCATTTGGATCGGCCATCCATTCGGACAACTGGTCGAGGAACAGAGGAATGCCTTTTTCCAACTCGGTGTCGGTTGGCAGGGGCGCTGAGCGCTTGGCCACTCTCTCGCGGGATCGCTCCGGAATCTCAGTGCGGTTCTGCTTGATAAATCGCCTAGCATCAGCCTTGGATCGCCGGACTCGGTGGACAGATGTTGTCTCGCAGATTCTCGCAGATTCTCGCAGATTCTTCGCAGATTCTCGCAGCAGAACGACAAAGCGAGGGCCGTGGCCGTGGCCGTGGCCGTGGGCGTGGGTTCGCGGCCCAGGCAGGGGAGCGGCGCGGATCGGCTCGGGCGAAGCATGCTGCCGCCGACGTCCGGTGGCTGGTGGTTTGCGATGCTGAGCACTATCCGAGGCCTACATGAACGACGAGCAGAAGAACGAGAAGCAGCAGTACGTCGAGGACCAGACGCGCGAATTTCATGACGCGGGCGGCAACATCTGGTCCGCCCGTATCGTTCAAGGCGGTGGCGGGCCCGCGAACACCACCGATGGGCCGCCGATCGCCCGCATTCTTTTTCAGCGCGTCGGATCGGTCGAGAAGGCGTCGGCGACGGTCAAGGATCCTGGGAGCTGGGATTTGGCTTCGTACTCGGAAGAGCATCTCCGCGCGTTGCTCGACGCCGCCAAGCCGCGCTCCACGGCCTCGTAGGAAGTGCCGCTCGCCATCGTGAGTCAGCGAACGGCCGCCTTGGTCAACCGTTCCGAGATCGGCGGCCGCCGCGAGCCAGTCAATGGCTGGTTTCATTTCGCCGGCGCGGCCCTCGCGTGTATCGGGCTAATCCTGCTCATTCGCGAAGCGCACGCTCGCGGTACCATCCGTCACCTGGTCAGCGCGACGACCTTCGGCGCCACCGCGTTTTTCATGTTCGCGGCGAGTGCGCTCTACCACCTGCGACCGGCCTCACCGCGGCAACGGCTGTATCAGCGTCTCGACCACGCGATGATCTACGTGTTCATCGCCGGGACCTACACGCCTCTATGCCTGATAACGCTCTGGCCCGGCACGGACGCCGTCCTCCTGCTCCTCTCCGTCTGGATGCTCGCGGCCATTGGAATGCTGCTCGATCTGACGGGTCGGCCGTTGCGCCGCGGTCAGGCGACGGCGTTCTATCTCGCGATGGGCTGGGCCGTGTTGTTTCTTCTGCCGGCACTTCGCGGACATCCTCGGCTCGTCGACTGGCTGCTCACCGGCGGATTGTTCTACACGGTGGGCGCGCTCGCGTATTGGCGGCAACGGCCGCGCCGGCGCGTGGGACCGATTGGTTTTCACGAGTTCTGGCACCTGTGCGTCATTGTGGCCAGCGCGAGCCACTTCTGGGCGATCTTCGCGTATGTGATCGCACGCTAGCGACCGCAGCGGCGTGTCGTCGGAACACCGTCAGACGGTCTCTCCCCCGACGGCGTTTCCGCCGAGGTGGCCGAAGTATGCTTCGACGCACCACAGGATGGCGCGCCGCGTCAACTCGTGGCGAGCGGCGGCGGGAATACCGGCCGCGTCATCGATCAGATCGTTGAGAACGAGAATGACTTGCCCCGGAGATGTTCCTGCCGCGCGCTCCAGCCCAACGTACGTCCAGACTCCGCGCTGGAGCATCGTGTCGTCGACGGGCCTCGCGGCAAGCGCTTGTTGAATGACGGATCGGAGATCGTTGGCATCCGCGATCTCCTCGACCGTGCGCGGAACGGACTCATCACGAGATCTCGGCACAGTTCCTCGGGATTGGCTGAGTTGACCACATCGATGAATCGAAGCTCCTGCTTGCATAACGCGCACCTCTACTGCCAGCGAGGCGCACCGGCTTTGCTCGCGGCGCGGTTCGGTGATCCCCGCATGTGTCTGAAGACGTGCCGGTGGAGTTCGAACAACGAACAACGGGATAATTAGAGTTATCTAACAGCGAGTCGACGCGCGCGCGCGATCCCGTCGCTTGCCCGGCCCAGGGTCGACATCGGCCGGCCGCGACAGGACGACGATGCGGCTGTGCGTATGCACGGGCATGCGGTGTGCACGCTGCTGTCGGTGTGGAGTGCCCGCGGACGACTGGGGCCGTCTTGCTCACCCTCACTCGCGACGGCGCCGTCGAGAACGCGCCGAGGATGGTTTCATGACAGCGGCGCCCAATGTTGGTCCATCCCAGTTTCTGGACACGCCGATGACGACGGCCGAGTGCGAGGCCCTGCTGCGGCGCGCTTGCTTCGGCCACTTGGCGTTCTCCACGGGGCGCCACGCGGATGTTCGGCCCATCCGGTACGCGTATCGCGAGGACTGGGTGTATTTTCGCGCGGACGTCGGCCTGCGGAAGATCATTGCG
The nucleotide sequence above comes from Gemmatimonadaceae bacterium. Encoded proteins:
- a CDS encoding helix-turn-helix domain-containing protein, with translation MRPPRRSQNAVQTLLNTILGTEANVRLLRVLSRTDTPMTAGELARRALLGRTSVYPALEALESTGIVEFIGAGARRQLRFRSAHPLGGALVELFNAEAQRVAAMVGALRVSFAAVSPRPSAAWLEGLNDERGGEESLSLWVVADSRSLTRLTDALTDRISDIERRFGVQIAVSGLTRTEIERRASAEPDRFAQVVPLDGVPPMAFVTPAGRRSSSESLGSHGEHDTRARRLAIAVAAKLKRDPMLVQRARARIAEREKHASSGERRALREWLRMLDTASPGKLERILTDRSERATRLRQTLLALDLLTPSERKAVLASETDEEARAVVARTKRR
- a CDS encoding hemolysin III family protein, producing the protein MSQRTAALVNRSEIGGRREPVNGWFHFAGAALACIGLILLIREAHARGTIRHLVSATTFGATAFFMFAASALYHLRPASPRQRLYQRLDHAMIYVFIAGTYTPLCLITLWPGTDAVLLLLSVWMLAAIGMLLDLTGRPLRRGQATAFYLAMGWAVLFLLPALRGHPRLVDWLLTGGLFYTVGALAYWRQRPRRRVGPIGFHEFWHLCVIVASASHFWAIFAYVIAR